From a single Solanum dulcamara chromosome 4, daSolDulc1.2, whole genome shotgun sequence genomic region:
- the LOC129885078 gene encoding uncharacterized protein LOC129885078 codes for MSFPSEKANDLGSNDETIIVAQQLKMQFHGTRKGDLETIESYVKKLKSIADSLAANGNPLSDPDLVLQLLAGLPSPQYLPYQNRISSQFPLPDFTGACSLLYMYESLLQEQQKANTTISDDSPNLEDGNYNTEGTFDKIFGVFSRVNNVVTTAWDVWNMFGNSSTANTTGNKKYSKRRNRGRGRR; via the coding sequence ATGAGTTTTCCATCAGAGAAGGCGAACGATTTGGGTTCAAACGATGAAACGATTATTGTAGCTCAACAACTGAAAATGCAATTTCACGGCACCAGAAAAGGAGATCTGGAAACCATCGAATCTTATGTGAAGAAATTGAAATCGATAGCCGATTCTCTTGCCGCCAACGGAAATCCTCTATCAGATCCAGATTTAGTTTTGCAACTTCTTGCTGGTTTGCCTTCTCCTCAATACTTGCCGTACCAGAACAGAATCTCATCTCAGTTCCCTCTCCCTGATTTTACAGGCGCTTGTTCCTTGCTTTACATGTACGAATCACTATTGCAGGAGCAACAAAAGGCAAATACTACCATTAGTGATGATAGTCCTAATTTGGAGGATGGAAATTATAATACCGAAGGGACATTTGATAAGATTTTTGGAGTATTTAGTAGAGTAAACAATGTGGTTACAACAGCATGGGACGTTTGGAATATGTTTGGAAACTCATCAACGGCAAATACGACGGGAAACAAGAAATATTCAAAAAGACGTAATCGAGGAAGGGGTAGGAGGTAG
- the LOC129885079 gene encoding uncharacterized protein LOC129885079, producing the protein MSCPKKESDSSTNSVEDDQIRRAKLQIQFHGIRREDFQTIEAYVKILKSVADSLAEMDSPISDADMVLQLLAGLPTQYFPLKNTISSRCPLPNFEEACSMLHMQEDILLKDPEEKNRTDPGVIGAEQSSSVDKIFYVVDTLGTLLDTGRTVRTVFAVAGTLGLGAVFAGPLSAAVGTVATVGASRMIVFGAVSAVAGWKISQMLPRK; encoded by the exons ATGAGTTGTCCAAAGAAGGAATCTGATAGTTCCACAAATTCAGTTGAAGATGATCAGATCCGGCGAGCCAAACTGCAAATACAATTTCACGGTATCAGAAGGGAAGATTTTCAGACCATTGAAGCCTATGTGAAAATATTGAAATCGGTAGCCGATTCTCTAGCAGAAATGGACAGTCCAATCTCAGATGCAGACATGGTGCTGCAACTTCTTGCTGGTTTGCCTACTCAATACTTTCCCCTCAAAAATACAATATCATCAAGGTGTCCTCTCCCCAATTTTGAAGAGGCTTGTTCCATGTTGCACATGCAAGAGGACATATTATTAAAG GATCCTgaggaaaaaaatagaactGATCCTGGTGTTATTGGTGCAGAGCAATCGTCTTCAGTCGATAAAATCTTTTATGTAGTGGATACATTGGGTACTCTCTTAGATACAGGGCGTACAGTCCGTACTGTCTTCGCTGTAGCTGGTACATTGGGACTGGGTGCTGTCTTCGCTGGTCCATTAAGTGCTGCCGTTGGTACAGTTGCTACTGTGGGTGCATCCAGGATGATTGTATTTGGTGCAGTAAGTGCGGTGGCTGGCTGGAAAATTTCGCAAATGCTCCCTCGCAAGTAA